A stretch of Imperialibacter roseus DNA encodes these proteins:
- a CDS encoding SRPBCC family protein, protein MLKFVSAAILFASSWSVAPDKTDVAKEAGFKQVYARENITLHERPIVNRYGVDVREVKAVFTAKSSSAVVVEMLRNADKGIQWNIGAGAYDVLNNEKLTWVTYIEYDLPWPLNDHDAVLRHSLIEKGNIIEVAIESVDDVLPLKKGAERMEQVQGKWTIRSLGFDVVEISYQVSTKPSAVPRLITDPIVHYQMTKSMSALRELLEQASI, encoded by the coding sequence ATGTTGAAGTTCGTTTCCGCTGCTATCCTTTTTGCATCGTCCTGGTCTGTTGCCCCGGACAAAACTGATGTTGCCAAAGAAGCCGGCTTTAAGCAGGTGTATGCCAGGGAAAACATCACCCTTCACGAGCGGCCTATAGTTAACAGATATGGTGTTGATGTTCGGGAGGTGAAAGCGGTCTTTACTGCCAAAAGTAGTTCTGCGGTGGTGGTAGAGATGCTGAGAAATGCGGATAAGGGAATACAGTGGAATATTGGTGCCGGTGCCTACGACGTGCTCAACAACGAAAAACTGACCTGGGTCACTTATATAGAGTACGACCTGCCCTGGCCACTGAACGACCACGATGCAGTGCTACGCCACTCCCTTATTGAAAAGGGTAATATTATTGAGGTGGCTATTGAAAGTGTGGACGACGTCCTTCCTTTGAAGAAAGGCGCCGAAAGGATGGAACAGGTACAGGGAAAATGGACGATCCGATCTTTGGGGTTTGACGTAGTCGAAATCAGCTATCAGGTCAGCACCAAGCCAAGCGCCGTACCACGGCTTATCACAGATCCCATCGTTCACTATCAAATGACCAAGTCGATGAGTGCGCTTAGAGAGCTCCTTGAGCAGGCGTCCATCTAA
- a CDS encoding MarR family winged helix-turn-helix transcriptional regulator, translated as MKDDLSQVVLFMLDQTNKLAKQYSQKELDKRGAGITVDQWVLLKVIEADPGLSQRDLAEKSIKDPASITRMLDLLEKKGLIQREAIEGNRRQYMITVSKEGQKFINKHMDMVQSHRAKSLEGFSKKEVGKLKDMLLRIQGNMV; from the coding sequence ATGAAAGATGATTTGTCGCAAGTTGTGCTCTTCATGCTCGACCAAACTAACAAGCTGGCCAAGCAATACTCGCAAAAGGAGTTGGACAAGAGAGGTGCGGGCATCACTGTCGACCAATGGGTATTGCTAAAAGTGATCGAAGCAGATCCAGGTCTTTCGCAGCGTGACCTGGCCGAGAAATCAATCAAAGATCCGGCTTCCATTACCAGAATGCTGGATTTACTGGAAAAGAAAGGCCTTATTCAAAGGGAAGCTATAGAAGGTAACAGAAGGCAATACATGATTACTGTTTCCAAAGAAGGCCAAAAATTCATCAATAAGCATATGGATATGGTACAAAGTCACCGGGCCAAAAGCCTGGAAGGGTTCTCAAAAAAGGAGGTCGGTAAATTGAAGGACATGCTTTTAAGAATCCAGGGGAATATGGTATAA
- a CDS encoding DOMON domain-containing protein, translated as MKLIITVLGILCGIAAVLFDSGLSNAPNTVRRKGLEVSWTHRNNRVHFEMKAPTIGWVAIGFNEADQLKNTYLIMGRVANNLATVKEHFVVDPGDYRPIETFGAPVLVDAIEGMENEDGTVIRFSLPIEAIDAYRKNLEPGTHYTLLMAFSLEDDFQHHSVMRTQTTIQL; from the coding sequence ATGAAACTAATTATTACAGTGTTAGGTATTCTTTGCGGTATTGCTGCCGTGCTGTTTGATTCCGGACTTTCAAACGCCCCCAACACTGTTCGCAGAAAGGGACTGGAAGTTAGCTGGACCCATAGGAACAACCGGGTGCATTTCGAAATGAAAGCTCCAACAATCGGGTGGGTAGCCATCGGCTTCAATGAGGCGGATCAATTGAAGAACACCTACCTCATCATGGGTAGGGTAGCCAACAACTTGGCGACAGTGAAAGAACACTTTGTTGTCGACCCAGGAGACTATCGGCCCATTGAAACTTTCGGAGCTCCCGTATTGGTCGACGCTATTGAAGGCATGGAAAATGAAGACGGGACAGTCATCAGGTTCTCATTGCCTATAGAGGCAATTGACGCCTACCGCAAGAATTTAGAGCCAGGCACACACTACACACTATTAATGGCCTTTAGCCTTGAAGATGACTTCCAGCATCATTCGGTCATGCGAACACAAACAACAATTCAATTGTAA
- a CDS encoding nuclear transport factor 2 family protein produces the protein MNTNISNIMMTVFGTMVFSIAQAQETDVEEVKKTIMQFATAADYQDPIILEEVLDTHFRVVMNRLFGAEGVAIMPREVYLAKIKNKEFGGDKREVTISNVTINGNTASALVSFKGSKMTFVSTLLLVLTREGKWKLVADLPNVI, from the coding sequence ATGAACACAAACATTTCAAACATTATGATGACCGTATTTGGTACTATGGTATTTAGTATTGCTCAGGCGCAGGAAACTGACGTGGAAGAGGTGAAAAAGACGATCATGCAATTCGCAACGGCGGCCGACTATCAAGATCCGATTATCCTTGAAGAAGTACTGGACACCCACTTCAGGGTAGTTATGAACAGGCTCTTTGGAGCAGAAGGAGTTGCAATTATGCCTCGAGAGGTTTACCTGGCCAAAATCAAAAACAAAGAATTTGGTGGAGACAAAAGAGAGGTAACTATTTCCAATGTGACCATCAACGGAAATACTGCCAGCGCTCTGGTGAGCTTTAAGGGCAGCAAGATGACATTTGTTTCTACCCTGCTCCTGGTTTTGACCAGGGAAGGCAAGTGGAAGTTGGTAGCTGACCTGCCAAACGTGATTTAA
- a CDS encoding amidohydrolase family protein: protein MKKLKYIIAACLLITAQAKAQVPEPVGPQEKPILLMNGTAHIGNGQVIENSFVTFENGKITNVGDATVVRLDMTKFEVINIAGKHVYPGLILPNTVLGLEDISSVRASIDSEEVGDLNPHVRSLVAYNTDSEVIATLRYNGILLAQSTPQGDLVTGTSSIMMLEGWNWEDAQYKADDAIHLNWPTKTFAPRWWMGETEPRKNPNYQSSIDKLEKFFADAKAYSEGQPAVTNQRLEAMKGLFTGAQKLFVHADRRVEIMEGIQFAKASGATSIVLVGGTDAGNCIDFLKDNNIPVLLTDVHRIPGREDEDYDLAYKLPAILSNAGIKVGLTYETLHGSRNLPFTAGTVAAYGGISKEEALKMITSNTAQILGIDGTTGTLENGKDANIVVSEGDILDMRTSKVTSAFIMGKGIILDGKQQMLYDRFKRKYESQK from the coding sequence ATGAAAAAATTAAAATATATAATTGCTGCCTGTTTGCTGATAACAGCGCAGGCCAAAGCTCAGGTGCCTGAGCCTGTAGGGCCACAGGAAAAACCTATCCTGCTAATGAATGGCACGGCGCATATTGGCAATGGCCAGGTGATCGAAAACTCATTTGTGACTTTTGAGAACGGTAAAATCACCAACGTGGGCGATGCCACCGTTGTGCGGTTAGACATGACCAAGTTTGAAGTGATCAATATTGCAGGCAAGCATGTATATCCGGGCTTGATTCTGCCTAATACAGTGCTCGGTTTGGAGGATATTTCTTCGGTGCGAGCGTCTATTGACAGCGAGGAAGTTGGCGACTTGAATCCACATGTAAGGAGTCTGGTTGCTTACAATACAGATTCTGAAGTGATTGCTACGTTGCGCTACAACGGCATTTTGCTTGCGCAGAGCACCCCTCAGGGCGATCTGGTTACGGGCACTTCTTCCATTATGATGCTGGAAGGCTGGAACTGGGAGGATGCTCAGTACAAAGCCGACGATGCCATTCACCTGAACTGGCCTACCAAGACTTTTGCACCACGCTGGTGGATGGGCGAGACGGAGCCAAGAAAGAACCCTAATTACCAGTCGTCTATTGACAAGCTGGAAAAGTTTTTTGCTGACGCAAAAGCCTACAGCGAAGGACAGCCCGCCGTGACCAACCAAAGACTGGAAGCGATGAAAGGCTTGTTTACCGGAGCGCAGAAGCTGTTTGTTCATGCCGATAGGAGGGTGGAGATCATGGAGGGTATTCAGTTTGCCAAGGCAAGTGGTGCCACCAGCATCGTTCTTGTGGGCGGAACCGACGCAGGCAACTGCATCGATTTTCTGAAAGACAACAACATTCCGGTGTTGCTGACAGATGTGCACAGAATCCCAGGCAGAGAGGATGAGGACTATGACCTGGCCTACAAGCTGCCGGCCATTCTTTCAAATGCAGGCATCAAAGTAGGTTTGACGTATGAAACGCTTCATGGCTCAAGGAACCTGCCTTTCACAGCAGGAACAGTAGCAGCCTATGGCGGTATCAGCAAAGAGGAGGCATTGAAGATGATTACTTCTAACACTGCGCAGATACTGGGCATCGATGGCACGACGGGTACCTTGGAGAATGGCAAGGATGCCAATATCGTGGTGTCAGAAGGAGATATTCTCGACATGCGCACCAGCAAGGTGACCAGTGCCTTTATTATGGGCAAAGGCATCATATTGGATGGCAAGCAGCAAATGCTGTACGACCGCTTCAAGCGGAAGTATGAGTCGCAGAAATAG